In Pedobacter sp. W3I1, one DNA window encodes the following:
- the rpoC gene encoding DNA-directed RNA polymerase subunit beta' — protein MSYKKDNKLKSNFTSITISLSSPEIILERSSGEVLKPETINYRTYKPERDGLFCERIFGPVKDYECHCGKYKRIRYKGIVCDRCGVEVTEKKVRRERMGHIALVVPVAHIWYFRSLPNKIGYLLGLPTKKLDLIIYYERYVVIQSGLMAEEGINYMDFLTEEEYLDILDKLPKENQYLDDKDPNKFIAKMGAEALEDLLKRIDLDTLSYDLRHQAANETSQQRKNEALKRLQVVEAFRGANTRIENRPEWMIVKIVPVIPPELRPLVPLEGGRFATSDLNDLYRRVIIRNNRLKRLIEIKAPEVILRNEKRMLQEAVDSLFDNSRKVNAVKTEGNRALKSLSDILKGKQGRFRQNLLGKRVDYSARSVIVVGPSLKLHECGIPKDMAAELYKPFIIRKMIERGVVKTVKSAKKIVDRKDPLVWDILENVLKGHPVLLNRAPTLHRLGIQAFQPKLIEGKAIQLHPLVCTAFNADFDGDQMAVHLPLGNAAILEAQVLMLAAHNILNPANGTPITVPSQDMVLGLYYITKGRRTDETRVVKGQDSAFYSPEEVIIAYNEKELDLHAFIKVRVNVKQNDGSIVNKLTETTVGRVLFNQMVPEEVGYINELLTKKSLRDIIGEVVKMTGMARASQFLDDIKELGFRMAFQGGLSFNLQDVNIPAEKHTLLEQAAAEVEEVRNNYNMGFITNNERYNQIIDIWTRINNRLTTFVMTQLSSDNQGFNSVYMMLDSGARGSKEQIRQLCGMRGLMAKPQKSGSGGDIIENPILSNFKEGLSVLEYFISTHGARKGLADTALKTADAGYLTRRLHDVAQDMIVNDNDCGTLRGMYTTALKDQEDIVEPLYDRILGRTSLHDVYNPLDNTLLVGAGEDINEDVAKLIEESPLEGIEIRSVLTCEAKRGVCALCYGRNLASGKRVQRGEAVGVIAAQSIGEPGTQLTLRTFHVGGTASNIAAESNIVAKFDGVIEFENIRTVDTQTEEGTVQVVLGRSGEFKIVEPGTGRIIVTNNIPYGAFLFVKEGDKLSKGDKICSWDPYNAVILSEFAGKAHFDAIIEGVTFREESDEQTGHREKVIIDTRDKTKNPSVQIVDKKGEFIKGYNIPVGAHVSVDEGEAIQTGQIIAKIPRATGKTRDITGGLPRVTELFEARNPSNPAVVTEIDGVVTLGGVKRGNREITIESKDGEVKKYLVPLSKHILVQDNDFVKAGMPLSDGSISPADILSIKGPAAVQEYLVNGIQEVYRLQGVKINDKHFEVIVHQMMQKVHIEDPGDTIFLENNAVDRWDFADENDAMYDKKVVEDAGDSTDLKPGQIVSLRRLRDENSQLKRKDLKQITVRDARPATASSILQGITRASLGTKSFISAASFQETTKVLNEAAIAGKRDNMLGLKENVIVGHLIPSGTGVRGYERIIVGSQEEYDKLLASKQEEVEA, from the coding sequence ATGTCTTACAAAAAGGATAATAAATTAAAAAGCAATTTCACATCAATCACGATTAGCTTATCGTCTCCGGAAATTATTTTGGAACGCTCAAGCGGTGAGGTGCTGAAACCAGAAACCATTAACTACCGTACTTACAAACCTGAGCGTGATGGTTTGTTCTGTGAGCGTATTTTTGGTCCGGTAAAAGATTACGAATGTCATTGCGGTAAATACAAACGTATCCGTTATAAAGGTATTGTTTGCGATCGTTGTGGTGTTGAAGTAACGGAGAAAAAAGTACGTCGTGAGCGTATGGGCCACATTGCTTTGGTGGTTCCTGTTGCACACATCTGGTACTTCCGCTCCTTACCAAACAAAATCGGTTATTTATTAGGTTTACCTACTAAAAAATTAGATTTAATTATCTATTACGAGCGTTACGTAGTTATTCAATCTGGCTTAATGGCCGAAGAAGGTATCAACTATATGGACTTCTTAACGGAAGAAGAATATTTAGATATCTTAGATAAATTACCTAAAGAGAACCAATATTTAGACGATAAAGATCCTAATAAATTCATCGCCAAAATGGGTGCTGAAGCATTAGAAGATTTATTAAAACGTATTGATTTAGATACTTTATCTTATGATTTACGTCACCAGGCTGCTAATGAAACTTCTCAACAACGTAAAAATGAGGCTTTAAAACGTCTTCAGGTTGTTGAAGCTTTCCGTGGTGCTAATACACGTATCGAGAATCGCCCTGAGTGGATGATTGTTAAAATCGTTCCGGTTATTCCACCAGAATTACGTCCGTTAGTGCCATTAGAAGGTGGTCGTTTCGCTACTTCCGATTTAAATGATTTATACCGTCGTGTAATTATCCGTAACAACCGTTTAAAACGTTTGATCGAGATTAAAGCACCAGAGGTAATTTTACGTAACGAAAAACGTATGCTGCAGGAAGCTGTAGATTCGTTATTCGATAACTCACGTAAAGTTAATGCAGTTAAAACTGAAGGTAACCGTGCTTTGAAATCACTTTCAGATATCCTGAAAGGTAAACAAGGTCGTTTCCGTCAGAACTTATTAGGTAAACGTGTGGATTATTCAGCTCGTTCGGTAATTGTTGTAGGGCCTAGCCTTAAATTACACGAGTGCGGTATTCCTAAAGATATGGCTGCTGAACTTTACAAACCGTTCATTATTCGTAAGATGATTGAGCGTGGTGTAGTAAAAACAGTTAAATCTGCTAAGAAAATCGTTGATCGGAAAGATCCGTTAGTTTGGGATATCTTAGAAAATGTATTAAAAGGTCACCCGGTATTATTAAACCGTGCGCCTACCTTACACAGACTAGGTATTCAGGCTTTCCAGCCAAAATTAATCGAAGGAAAAGCAATCCAGTTACACCCATTAGTTTGTACCGCATTCAACGCCGATTTTGATGGTGACCAGATGGCTGTGCATTTACCGTTAGGTAATGCAGCAATTTTGGAAGCCCAGGTTTTGATGCTTGCGGCACATAACATCTTAAACCCTGCAAACGGTACACCAATTACAGTACCATCTCAGGATATGGTTTTGGGTCTTTATTATATTACTAAAGGCCGTAGAACAGATGAAACCAGAGTTGTAAAAGGACAGGATTCTGCTTTCTATTCTCCGGAAGAAGTTATTATTGCTTATAACGAGAAAGAATTAGACTTGCATGCATTTATCAAAGTAAGGGTAAATGTTAAGCAAAATGATGGATCGATCGTTAATAAATTAACTGAAACGACTGTTGGTAGAGTATTATTCAACCAAATGGTTCCTGAGGAAGTTGGTTATATCAATGAATTATTAACCAAGAAATCTTTAAGAGATATTATTGGTGAAGTAGTGAAAATGACTGGTATGGCCCGTGCTTCTCAATTCTTGGATGATATCAAAGAATTAGGATTCCGTATGGCATTCCAGGGAGGTTTATCGTTCAATTTACAAGACGTAAACATTCCGGCAGAAAAACATACTTTATTAGAACAGGCAGCTGCAGAAGTTGAAGAGGTAAGAAACAACTATAACATGGGTTTCATTACCAACAACGAGCGTTACAACCAGATCATCGATATCTGGACCCGTATCAACAACAGGTTAACTACTTTCGTTATGACTCAGTTATCGTCAGATAACCAAGGTTTTAACTCAGTTTACATGATGCTTGATTCAGGTGCCCGTGGATCTAAAGAGCAGATTCGTCAGCTTTGCGGAATGCGTGGTTTGATGGCGAAACCTCAAAAATCAGGTTCAGGTGGCGATATCATCGAAAACCCGATCTTATCAAACTTTAAAGAAGGTTTATCGGTATTAGAGTATTTTATCTCTACTCACGGTGCACGTAAAGGTTTGGCGGATACGGCGTTAAAAACGGCGGATGCAGGTTACTTAACCCGTCGTTTACATGATGTGGCGCAGGATATGATTGTTAACGATAACGATTGTGGTACTTTAAGAGGTATGTATACTACCGCTTTAAAAGATCAGGAAGATATCGTTGAGCCATTATACGACAGGATTTTAGGCCGTACTTCATTACATGATGTGTATAATCCTTTGGATAACACTTTATTGGTAGGTGCTGGCGAAGATATTAACGAAGATGTAGCCAAATTGATCGAAGAATCTCCACTAGAAGGTATCGAGATCCGTTCAGTATTAACTTGCGAAGCTAAACGTGGTGTTTGTGCATTATGTTATGGCCGTAACTTAGCATCTGGTAAACGCGTTCAAAGAGGTGAGGCAGTTGGTGTAATTGCAGCACAGTCAATCGGTGAGCCGGGTACACAGTTAACACTTCGTACTTTCCACGTGGGTGGTACTGCATCAAACATTGCTGCAGAATCTAACATCGTAGCTAAGTTTGATGGTGTAATCGAATTCGAAAATATCCGTACTGTTGATACACAAACAGAAGAAGGAACAGTTCAGGTGGTATTGGGTCGTTCAGGTGAGTTCAAAATTGTTGAACCAGGAACCGGACGTATCATTGTAACCAACAACATTCCTTATGGTGCGTTCTTGTTCGTAAAAGAAGGTGATAAACTTTCAAAAGGTGATAAAATCTGTTCGTGGGATCCGTACAACGCGGTTATTCTATCAGAATTTGCCGGTAAAGCACATTTTGATGCTATTATCGAAGGTGTAACCTTCCGTGAAGAATCAGATGAGCAAACTGGTCACCGTGAGAAAGTAATTATCGATACACGTGATAAAACTAAAAATCCTTCAGTTCAGATCGTTGATAAGAAGGGTGAATTCATCAAAGGTTATAACATTCCGGTAGGTGCCCACGTTTCAGTTGATGAAGGTGAAGCTATCCAAACTGGTCAGATTATCGCTAAGATTCCTCGTGCAACTGGTAAAACCCGAGATATTACAGGTGGTTTACCTCGTGTAACGGAATTATTTGAAGCACGTAACCCATCTAACCCAGCTGTAGTAACTGAGATTGATGGTGTGGTAACTTTAGGTGGCGTTAAACGTGGTAACCGTGAAATTACAATCGAATCAAAAGATGGTGAAGTTAAAAAGTACCTGGTTCCATTGTCGAAACACATCCTTGTTCAGGATAACGACTTTGTAAAAGCAGGTATGCCTTTATCAGATGGTTCAATTTCTCCTGCCGATATCTTATCAATTAAAGGCCCTGCAGCGGTTCAGGAATACTTAGTAAATGGTATTCAAGAAGTTTACCGTTTACAGGGTGTGAAAATTAACGATAAGCACTTCGAGGTAATTGTTCACCAGATGATGCAGAAAGTTCACATTGAAGATCCGGGTGATACTATTTTCTTAGAAAACAATGCTGTTGACCGTTGGGATTTTGCTGACGAGAATGATGCGATGTACGACAAGAAAGTGGTTGAAGATGCAGGTGATTCTACAGATTTAAAACCAGGTCAGATTGTTTCATTACGTAGATTAAGGGACGAAAATTCTCAATTGAAACGTAAAGATTTAAAACAGATCACGGTTAGAGATGCAAGACCAGCAACTGCAAGTTCTATCTTACAAGGTATTACACGTGCATCATTAGGTACTAAATCGTTCATTTCTGCGGCTTCGTTCCAGGAAACTACGAAAGTATTAAATGAGGCAGCAATTGCAGGTAAACGCGATAATATGTTAGGCTTGAAAGAAAACGTGATCGTTGGTCACTTAATCCCTTCAGGTACTGGTGTACGTGGTTACGAAAGAATCATTGTGGGTTCTCAAGAAGAATACGATAAATTATTAGCTTCGAAACAAGAAGAAGTAGAAGCTTAG